Sequence from the Candidatus Bathyarchaeota archaeon genome:
ACGACCTCTTCAGCGACACTCTCAAGTTGGGACTTTGTTCTTGAACATATGGCTACGTCAGCTCCATGTTCTGCAAATCCTAAAGCTATGGCTCTACCTATACCTCGACCTCCACCAGTTATTAGGGCTACTTTACCTGACAAGTCGAACCTGTTGCCTCGCATCCTAAAACCCCAATCAGCCTTACGTTATGAGTTCGAACTTTAATTTTAATCTCTAAATAGGTTGGGTATGGACTTAAATACTCTACGGGCAACTTTGATCGTGTGAGTTGTTATGGATAAGACGAGGACAATAGAGTTGTTTGACCGTGCGAGCAAGGTTGTTCCAGGTGGGATACATTCAAACATAAGGTACATGCAACCTTTCCCATACATCTTCGAGAGAGGTCAGGGAGCCAGACTCTTCGACGTCGATGGAGAAGAGTATATTGATTGTGTGGTAAACTATGGGGCTCTGATACTGGGGCATGGAGATAGAAGGGTTACTGAGGCTGCTAAGCAGCAGCTCGACTCTGGCCTCACCTGCGGAGTTGAGAGTGAACTAAGCATCAAACTTGCTGAGAGGTTGAACAGCATAATTCCATGCGCTGAGATGGTTAAGTTCTCCCTGTCAGGAACAGAAGCTGTCGCCCACGCCCTCAACATTGTCAGAGGATACACTGGGAGGGACAAGATAATCAAGATTGAAGGTGGCTACAACGGATGGAGTGACACAGTCATAGTGAGTGTCCACCCAGACCCGAGTAAAGCAGGACCCGCATCATCACCTAACAAGATATATGAGACCAGAGGTGTCCCAGAGAACGCTAAGGAGAACACAATAGTTATACCTTTCAACGACGGAGAGGTTGCTGAGAAGACAATTAGAGATAACAGGGATAAGGTAGCCGCCCTCATCGTTGAACCTGTAGTATTCAATAGTGGAGCGATAATGCCGAAGGAAGGTTACCTCCAACATCTCCGTGAAGCGACTGAGAAGAATGATGTCCTACTCATCTTCGACGAGGTGATAACAGGATTCAGACTCGCCCCAGGAGGCGGCCAGGAATATTTCGATGTCACACCAGACCTCGCAACCTTCGCCAAGGCTATGGCCAACGGCTTCCCAATAAGCGCAGTAGCCGGTAGAAGGGACATTATGAAGGTTTCAGCACCAGGTGGAGGGGTGATGTACGGTGGGGTATACAATGGAAGCCAGGTATGCGTAGCAGCGGCCTTGGCCACCCTTGACGCTATAGAGGACGGCGAGGTCCAGAGGAGACTCAACGAGTCAACCCAATACCTCTCGAAGAGGTTCACTGAGATCGCAGAGGACAGGGGGGTTGAAGCACAACTCTTGGGGTTGGGTGGGCAATTCTGCGTATACTTCACCGATGAGGATATTGTAGACTACCGATCCGCCGCAAAGTCTGACAGGGTGAAGTCCCAAAGATTCCATAGAAACCTTCTGGAGAGAGGCGTCTACACCTACGACGGATATCTATTTCACAATGGAATATGTGCAGCCCACACAATGCAAGACTTGGACTATATACTGCAAAAGATGAACGA
This genomic interval carries:
- a CDS encoding aspartate aminotransferase family protein, with the protein product MDKTRTIELFDRASKVVPGGIHSNIRYMQPFPYIFERGQGARLFDVDGEEYIDCVVNYGALILGHGDRRVTEAAKQQLDSGLTCGVESELSIKLAERLNSIIPCAEMVKFSLSGTEAVAHALNIVRGYTGRDKIIKIEGGYNGWSDTVIVSVHPDPSKAGPASSPNKIYETRGVPENAKENTIVIPFNDGEVAEKTIRDNRDKVAALIVEPVVFNSGAIMPKEGYLQHLREATEKNDVLLIFDEVITGFRLAPGGGQEYFDVTPDLATFAKAMANGFPISAVAGRRDIMKVSAPGGGVMYGGVYNGSQVCVAAALATLDAIEDGEVQRRLNESTQYLSKRFTEIAEDRGVEAQLLGLGGQFCVYFTDEDIVDYRSAAKSDRVKSQRFHRNLLERGVYTYDGYLFHNGICAAHTMQDLDYILQKMNESIP